Part of the Tenacibaculum sp. SZ-18 genome, TACTGTTGCTAATAAATCACCTGACTTCACAACTTGACCTTCTTCTACAACAATTCTATCAACGATACCTGCAATTTGAGGTTTAATTTCAACTTCTTCTAATGGAACCACTTTACCGGTAGCAACTGTTTTCTTAACAATAGTTGTTTTAAAAGCTTTTTCAGTTTCGAATTGTACAATATTTTTCTTGTTCTTTTTCGCAAACCAAATTAATACGATTGCAAATAACACAAACACAGTTATTAATATAATTTTTGCTCTTTTACTCATTTTGTTTATTTATATAGTCTGATTATTATTTTTACTCCTCTCTTAGGGCTTCAATAGGTTTCACTAAAGTTGCCATATATGCTGGTATTAAACCTATAGACGTTCCTAGCACAATTAGTATTCCGAATGCCACTAGTATTATTGGAATATTAACCGTTGGGTTCAATAATGCGGCATCTGGACCAGTGGCAAAAGCTCGGTCTATCCCATATAAAATAAGCCCTCCGAAAATTATACCCAACATTCCTGCTACAACTGTTAAAAATACAGATTCTAAAATCACTTGTAGTCTAATTTCTAAAGGTGTTGCTCCCAAGGCTCTTCTAATTCCAATTTCTTTGGTACGTTCTTTTACAGTAATTAATAAGATATTACCAATAGCAAAAACACCTGCAATTAAAGTTGCAATTCCAACGAACCATGTTAAAAACTGCATTCCAGTTAAGAAACCCGTAAATTTACCGATTTCTTTAGCTAAATTAATTCCACCTAGTGCTTTATTATCTTCTGGGTCTACAGTATGTAAATTCTTTAATGTTAATTGAATATCCGATTCAAATTGTTCAATATCTACTCCTTCCTGAGCAGTAATCATCATCCAATCAATTTTATTACCTCTATTGTAAATCTGTTGAAAAGTAGTGAAAGGTATGTAGGCTGTATCACCATCAAAATCAATTGCGCCAGACTTATACACTCCAACTACTTTATAATTTACATTATTAATTATGATATACTGATTTATAGGGTTTTCGTTCTTCTCGAATAACTGTTTATAAATATTTTCCTCAATTACAGTTACTTTGGTTTTATTTTTTATGTCGTTTTGATTCAGGAATCTTCCATAAATCAAATTTTTCTTTTGAACTTTATCCAAAACAGGATAATCTCCACTTACTTGAAAATCTCCAGATTTAAAACCATTTACCAAAAGATTCATAGTTTGACATCGAGGAACAATGTACTTTAATCTTCCATCGAATTCTTCTTTTAATACTTCTACATCTTTGGTTTTTAATTGTATCCTTCTTCCTTTTTGATATCCTTTAAATGGTTTATCAGTTCTTTGTGTCCAAACAACTAAACTATTTGTAGCGAAATCTCCAAATAAATTTTTAAAATTATTCTCCATTCCTCTAGCAGCTCCTAATAGAACAACCAGTAAAAAAATACCCCATAAAACACCTATAATTGTAATTACTGTGCGTGTTTTATTCTTACGAATACCTCCGTAAATTTCTTGCCAAGTATCTGAATCAAATAAAAATTTAATCATAATTAATCTGCTCTTAGTGCTACAATTGGTTTAATCTGTGCTGCTTTTTTAGCTGGCAAATATCCTGCAAGTAATCCAGCTAAAATTAAGATAATCGTTGCTCCTACGACTATTCCTGAACTTACACTTGGGTTGTAAATAAAATACTTCTCAAGTCCGTCACCTATTTGGTCTAGTATAAAAGTTCCGAGTAAAAGTCCGAAATAACCTGCCAAACCTGTGATTAATAATGATTCTTTAACAACCATACTAATAATTGAAATTGGTTTAGCCCCTAAAGCCTTTCGAATTCCAAATTCTTTTGTTCTTTCTTTAATAGAAAAAATCATAATATTACTGATACCAATAATTCCTGCTATCAAAGTACCTGATCCTACAAAAATCACAATAAAAAAAAGTGCTGCAGTTAATTGACCTACTCCTTTATTGGCTTCAGCCATATTCCTAATAAATAAGGCACTTTGATCATTTGGATGAATGTCTAGGTTTTGTTTTAAATCTCTTTCTAATCCATTACCAAAAGCTAAAGCCTTATCGATAGTTAGTCTAGGATTA contains:
- a CDS encoding ABC transporter permease, with product MKFLFDSDTWQEIYGGIRKNKTRTVITIIGVLWGIFLLVVLLGAARGMENNFKNLFGDFATNSLVVWTQRTDKPFKGYQKGRRIQLKTKDVEVLKEEFDGRLKYIVPRCQTMNLLVNGFKSGDFQVSGDYPVLDKVQKKNLIYGRFLNQNDIKNKTKVTVIEENIYKQLFEKNENPINQYIIINNVNYKVVGVYKSGAIDFDGDTAYIPFTTFQQIYNRGNKIDWMMITAQEGVDIEQFESDIQLTLKNLHTVDPEDNKALGGINLAKEIGKFTGFLTGMQFLTWFVGIATLIAGVFAIGNILLITVKERTKEIGIRRALGATPLEIRLQVILESVFLTVVAGMLGIIFGGLILYGIDRAFATGPDAALLNPTVNIPIILVAFGILIVLGTSIGLIPAYMATLVKPIEALREE